The segment CGAGCCCCTGGCGGTTCGGGTAGTAAATCAGCGAAATCTCGCGCTCGTGATCGGTAACGAGTTGCTCGTCGTCATCCCACGACGGCATCCAGAACTCGGCGTCGCGGTGATAGCACTCGAGCCATTCATCCCAGCATTTGTCGTCGAGAAGACGGCATTCCCGATAAAGGAACGACGCGACGTCGGCGTGCGAAATCGTGCTCATGGCGCCTCCTTGCCAGCCGCAATCGCTTTGCCGAGCGTTTGTACCCAATAGCGGTGCTGCACCGTGTACAAGCCCTCGTCTTCGGTCTTGAGGCCGCTCATCACCGGCTGAATCCCGATCTTGCGTGCCGCATCGTCCGGGCCTTCGATCCAATGCTCGGCGCCGCGGCACATGTCGTTCCATTCGAGCGCCCGCCCGGCATAACCGCGCTGACACGCACGGAACTCTTCGAGATCGTCGGGTGTGGCCATCCCGCTCACGTTGAAGAAGTCTTCATATTGACGAATGCGTCGCGCACGCGCGTCAGCGGGCTCGCCCTTCGGCGCGATGCAGTAGATCGTCACCTCGGTCTTGTCCACGGCAAGCGGGCGCAAGACGCGGATCTGCGAGCCGAACTGATCCATCAGATAGACGTTCGGGTAAAGGCAGAGATTGCGCGAATGGGCAATCATCCAATCCGCGCGCTCGGAACCGCAGCGCGCGGCGAATTCGTCGCGGCGCGCGAAATTCGGCCGGTCCTCGGGGTTCGCCCAGCGCGTCCACAGCAGCATGTGACCGTGCTCGAACGCGTAAAATCCGCCGCCTTGCCGGCCCCAGCTGCCCGCATCCATCGCGCGGACCTTGTCTTCGCGCGCCGCTTCCTGCTTGCGATGATTCGTCGTTGCCGCGTAATTCCAATGCACAGCCGATACGTGATATCCATCCGCACCGTTTTCCGCGGTTAGTTTCCAATTCCCTTCGTAGGTATAGGTGGATGCGCCGCGCAACACTTCGAGCCCCTCGTCCGATTGATCGACGATCATGTCGATGATGCGAGCGGCGTCGCCCAGATGCTCGACGAGCGGCAAGACATCGGGATCGAGGCTGCCGAACAGGAAGCCGCGATAGTTCTCGAAGCGGGCAACTTTGCGCAGATCGTGCGAGCCTTCCCGATTGAAGCACTCGGGATAGCCCGCGCCGTCGGGGTCCTTGACCTTCAGCAGCTTGCCGCTGTTGCTGAACGTCCAGCCGTGAAACGGGCAGGTGTAGGTCGACTTGTTGCCGCGCTTGCGCCGGCACAGCATCGCGCCGCGATGCGTACACGCGTTGACGAACGCATTGAGCTCGCCCTGCCGGTTGCGCGCAATGACGATCGGCTGCCGCCCCATGTAGGTGGTGTAGTAATCGTTGTTTTCGGGAATCTGGCTTTCATGCGCCAGGTAAATCCAGTTTCCCTCGAAAATATGGCGCATTTCGAGTTCGAAAAGCGCTTCGTCGGTAAATGCGCTGCGATGCAGGCGGTAGTCGCCGCGTGCGCGGTCTTCGACGAGGAAATCCTCGATGCGGGCAATACTGGGCCCTCGATCGGGAAAGATCGGAATCATACTGCCTCCACTGACGAATCGAACGACGTTTCGGCTCACGCCGCCGCGCGTCGGCGCTCGACGTCCACCGCCGGCATGTCCGGGCTGTCCGCGTGCAGACGAAAATCGAAATCGATCGAGGCAAAGGGCTTGTCCACACCGTTTCGTTCGATCGCCTCGCGCGACGCAATCCGTTCCACCGGCGGCACGAGGCCTGCCCGGCTCGCAAACGCGAAGTCGTCCCAGAGGTAGGCGTCGCCGTCGATATTGATCTGCGTCGTCAGCCTGCGATGGCCTTGCGCCGAGACGAAGAAATGAATGTGCGCGGGGCGGCGGCCGTGGCGGCCGAGCTTGTTCAACAACTGCTGTGTCGTGCCCTCGGGGGGGCATCCGTATCCCACGGGGACGATGCTGCGAAACCGGTAGCG is part of the Trinickia caryophylli genome and harbors:
- the benA gene encoding benzoate 1,2-dioxygenase large subunit, translating into MIPIFPDRGPSIARIEDFLVEDRARGDYRLHRSAFTDEALFELEMRHIFEGNWIYLAHESQIPENNDYYTTYMGRQPIVIARNRQGELNAFVNACTHRGAMLCRRKRGNKSTYTCPFHGWTFSNSGKLLKVKDPDGAGYPECFNREGSHDLRKVARFENYRGFLFGSLDPDVLPLVEHLGDAARIIDMIVDQSDEGLEVLRGASTYTYEGNWKLTAENGADGYHVSAVHWNYAATTNHRKQEAAREDKVRAMDAGSWGRQGGGFYAFEHGHMLLWTRWANPEDRPNFARRDEFAARCGSERADWMIAHSRNLCLYPNVYLMDQFGSQIRVLRPLAVDKTEVTIYCIAPKGEPADARARRIRQYEDFFNVSGMATPDDLEEFRACQRGYAGRALEWNDMCRGAEHWIEGPDDAARKIGIQPVMSGLKTEDEGLYTVQHRYWVQTLGKAIAAGKEAP